One genomic segment of Brevibacillus laterosporus LMG 15441 includes these proteins:
- a CDS encoding PTS fructose transporter subunit IIABC, producing MKLLAITSCPNGIAHTYMAAENLQKAADKIGVQMKVETQGSIGVENKFTEQEIREADGIIIAADKTVDKDRFIGKKVLLVGVQDGIRKPEELINLVSSGEVPVYQGQANAVENTTTEKADKQNSFYRHLMSGVSYMVPFIVIGGLLIAIALTLGGEKTPGGLVIPDASFWKTIEKLGAASFTFMVPILAGFIAFSIADRPGLAPGMIGGLIAANGSFYGSEAGAGFIGGIIAGFLAGYVALGIKSMKVPKAIQPIMPIIIIPVFASLIVGLVFVYVIGSPIAQVFEALTAWLSSMQGTSSILLAIILGAMISFDMGGPVNKVAFLFGSAMIAEGNYDIMGAIAVAICIPPIGMGLATFINKKKYQDTEREAGKATFTMGLFGITEGAIPFAAQDPFRVIPSIMIGSIVGSVIAMVGHVGDKVAHGGPIVAVLGAVDNVLMFFLAVIVGAIVTAVLVNILKKDIQNGNAPATKAVADSTTKQSLPKEERKVKPVEIKKLTDITSLELIDVDVAGATRDEVIDEMIHKLKRAGAIDSTSEFKQAILSREQESSTGIGMNIAIPHGKSETVQKTSVVFGLKRDGVNWNSLDGSDAKLIFMIAVPKQSEGNEHLKILQMLSRKLMDEGFREQLLSIKTKEEAYQLLGSIE from the coding sequence ATGAAACTCTTGGCGATTACTTCATGTCCTAATGGAATTGCCCATACGTATATGGCGGCAGAAAATCTCCAAAAAGCTGCTGATAAAATAGGTGTTCAGATGAAAGTGGAAACACAGGGCTCGATTGGAGTAGAAAATAAATTTACAGAACAGGAAATACGTGAAGCGGATGGTATCATTATTGCTGCTGATAAAACAGTCGACAAAGATCGCTTCATTGGGAAAAAGGTATTACTTGTTGGGGTTCAGGATGGTATACGCAAGCCTGAAGAGCTAATCAATTTAGTATCAAGTGGAGAAGTACCTGTCTATCAGGGGCAAGCCAATGCGGTAGAGAACACGACTACTGAGAAAGCTGATAAGCAAAACTCATTTTATCGTCATTTGATGAGTGGTGTATCCTACATGGTCCCATTCATCGTTATCGGCGGGCTATTAATCGCCATTGCCTTAACACTTGGAGGAGAAAAAACACCTGGTGGTTTGGTTATTCCAGATGCTTCATTCTGGAAGACCATTGAGAAGCTTGGCGCAGCCTCCTTCACCTTCATGGTTCCTATTCTTGCTGGTTTTATTGCCTTTAGTATTGCGGATCGACCAGGTCTTGCTCCTGGTATGATTGGTGGATTAATTGCTGCGAATGGGAGCTTCTATGGAAGTGAAGCAGGAGCTGGCTTTATCGGTGGTATTATTGCAGGTTTCTTAGCAGGTTATGTAGCATTAGGAATTAAAAGTATGAAAGTTCCAAAAGCCATCCAGCCTATTATGCCAATCATTATCATTCCGGTATTTGCTTCCCTTATTGTAGGTCTGGTGTTTGTCTATGTTATTGGATCGCCTATTGCACAGGTATTTGAGGCTTTAACAGCGTGGTTATCAAGTATGCAAGGTACAAGCTCCATTCTCTTAGCTATTATCCTAGGTGCTATGATTTCCTTTGATATGGGTGGGCCTGTTAATAAAGTTGCCTTCTTGTTCGGTTCTGCCATGATTGCAGAGGGAAACTATGATATCATGGGAGCCATTGCGGTTGCGATCTGTATCCCTCCAATTGGTATGGGTCTAGCTACTTTTATCAATAAGAAAAAATATCAGGATACTGAACGAGAAGCAGGGAAAGCGACATTTACAATGGGGTTATTTGGGATTACAGAAGGAGCTATTCCGTTCGCAGCTCAGGACCCATTCCGCGTTATTCCAAGTATCATGATTGGTTCCATCGTAGGTTCGGTTATCGCTATGGTGGGACATGTTGGAGATAAAGTAGCACATGGAGGCCCAATCGTTGCTGTACTTGGTGCTGTTGATAATGTTTTGATGTTCTTCCTCGCAGTTATTGTAGGTGCGATTGTAACAGCAGTATTGGTCAATATCTTAAAAAAAGATATACAAAATGGAAATGCTCCAGCTACAAAAGCAGTAGCAGATTCAACAACCAAGCAAAGCCTTCCTAAGGAAGAAAGAAAAGTAAAGCCTGTGGAAATTAAAAAGCTAACTGATATTACCAGCTTAGAATTAATAGATGTAGATGTAGCAGGTGCAACACGCGATGAGGTCATTGATGAAATGATCCATAAGTTGAAGCGTGCAGGAGCAATTGATTCTACTTCCGAGTTCAAGCAGGCGATACTAAGCCGCGAACAAGAAAGCTCCACAGGAATTGGCATGAACATTGCTATTCCTCATGGAAAATCGGAGACCGTCCAAAAAACAAGCGTGGTGTTTGGGCTTAAACGTGACGGAGTAAATTGGAACAGTCTTGACGGGTCCGATGCAAAGTTAATTTTTATGATCGCTGTTCCAAAACAGAGTGAAGGAAATGAACACTTAAAAATTCTTCAAATGCTATCTCGCAAGCTTATGGACGAAGGCTTTAGAGAACAGCTATTATCAATTAAAACAAAGGAAGAGGCCTATCAGCTATTGGGGTCTATTGAATAA
- a CDS encoding response regulator transcription factor — MKQTILLVDDEVDMITFMRDALEDEGYEVMTALHAEQAFLMISEKLPDLIVLDVMMPGTDGFSFCKQMRDRVDGPILFVSAKQSEADRIYGLAVGGDDYLVKPFSLQELKARIAAHLRREQRLFNRKNLGIIRFGPFTLDIQGHELRCNEILIPLTLREFSIVELLALHPGQVFAREHIYQKVWGIDATGDDSTVTEHIKNIRAKMFTADPAYRFIETIWGVGYKWGTGR, encoded by the coding sequence ATGAAACAGACGATTTTGCTTGTAGATGATGAAGTAGATATGATAACGTTCATGCGCGATGCGTTAGAAGATGAAGGCTATGAGGTCATGACAGCATTACATGCTGAACAGGCGTTTCTGATGATCAGTGAGAAGCTGCCCGATCTAATTGTGCTTGATGTGATGATGCCTGGAACAGACGGATTTTCGTTTTGTAAACAAATGAGAGATAGGGTAGATGGACCGATCCTTTTTGTGAGCGCTAAACAAAGTGAGGCGGATCGCATTTATGGATTAGCAGTAGGGGGAGATGATTATTTAGTAAAACCGTTTAGCTTGCAGGAGCTTAAGGCACGGATTGCCGCTCATTTACGCCGTGAGCAGCGCTTGTTTAATCGGAAAAACCTCGGAATCATACGATTTGGACCGTTTACTCTGGATATACAAGGACATGAACTACGTTGTAACGAGATACTGATTCCACTTACGCTCAGGGAATTTTCTATCGTGGAACTGTTAGCACTTCACCCCGGGCAGGTGTTTGCACGAGAGCATATTTATCAAAAAGTCTGGGGGATTGATGCTACAGGTGACGACTCAACTGTAACGGAGCACATCAAAAATATACGTGCTAAGATGTTTACGGCTGATCCAGCCTATCGCTTTATCGAAACCATATGGGGAGTAGGATATAAATGGGGCACGGGCAGATGA
- a CDS encoding sensor histidine kinase produces the protein MKSKRTVKRQFLMYFTLTLGLSFIMTIVVWSFIFWAFFQAGSSFIRPANYYEKQMTAIRSYINEQGSRLLQQEKRKELENVIPLEGMDYAIYLLNGKQLYGTIQHSPISNQKQLLTMLNTIENVKANKIRHVHPLVDETDSLQGAIVLEYELAISGATPELTPVVKIFRLMTVLLPFILVCVFAWIFGHRFNKQLNEPIQQLIEGTKRVQSRDLNFTFSYEGTQELTQLTQAFEDMRKALSDSLQREMHLVQERRDMVAALAHDLRTPLAIIQGHVEGLMNGGPKRQERLDSYLLTIQKNTQRAARMIGEINEVSEMEKPEFRLQWQDVDLQQFVRDKVSDYEQLCHQQRLHFLCSYEDLRQKRTTIKMDPDRIAQIVDNVVSNSSRFTAENGEIHWELCMTDLQWTMKVSDTGSGFSKSSTPFLFDKFYQEDRLQPQRKGHAGLGLYIVKLLTMKHGGTVEASNTPEGGAYVLFHFPIRSGKE, from the coding sequence ATGAAAAGTAAACGGACAGTAAAACGTCAATTTTTGATGTATTTTACTCTTACGCTTGGACTTAGCTTTATTATGACGATTGTGGTATGGAGTTTCATTTTCTGGGCCTTCTTCCAAGCAGGATCGTCATTTATAAGACCTGCCAACTATTATGAAAAACAGATGACAGCTATCCGATCATACATTAATGAGCAGGGAAGTCGTTTGTTACAGCAGGAAAAGAGGAAGGAGCTTGAGAACGTCATTCCTCTAGAAGGAATGGATTATGCGATTTATCTGTTAAATGGTAAGCAGTTGTACGGAACGATACAGCATTCGCCGATTTCAAACCAAAAGCAGCTGCTTACGATGCTAAATACCATCGAAAATGTCAAGGCAAATAAAATAAGGCATGTTCATCCGCTGGTAGATGAAACAGACTCGCTTCAAGGTGCAATTGTTCTCGAATATGAGCTGGCTATATCCGGGGCAACTCCGGAGTTAACTCCTGTTGTAAAAATATTTAGACTCATGACAGTTTTATTGCCCTTTATTCTAGTGTGTGTATTTGCATGGATTTTTGGTCATCGATTTAACAAACAGCTAAATGAACCCATACAACAATTAATAGAAGGAACGAAGCGAGTACAGTCACGAGATTTGAATTTCACATTTTCGTATGAAGGCACGCAGGAATTGACTCAGCTTACACAGGCATTTGAAGATATGCGCAAGGCCTTATCTGATTCCCTACAAAGGGAAATGCATTTGGTGCAGGAACGGCGGGATATGGTAGCGGCGCTTGCTCATGATTTAAGAACCCCTTTAGCCATCATTCAAGGACATGTAGAGGGACTGATGAATGGTGGACCAAAACGTCAGGAACGGCTGGATAGCTATTTATTGACTATACAGAAAAACACGCAAAGGGCAGCGAGAATGATTGGAGAAATCAATGAGGTATCTGAAATGGAAAAGCCTGAGTTTCGATTGCAATGGCAGGATGTAGATTTGCAACAATTCGTTCGAGACAAGGTATCTGACTATGAACAGCTCTGTCATCAACAAAGGTTACATTTTCTTTGCAGCTATGAAGATCTGCGACAGAAACGAACCACTATTAAAATGGACCCTGACCGGATTGCACAAATAGTAGATAATGTAGTTTCCAACAGTAGCCGATTTACCGCTGAAAATGGGGAAATTCATTGGGAGCTGTGCATGACAGACCTTCAATGGACGATGAAGGTTAGTGATACCGGTTCGGGCTTTTCGAAGAGTAGTACTCCTTTTTTATTCGATAAATTTTATCAGGAGGATCGATTGCAACCACAGCGTAAGGGACATGCTGGACTTGGCTTGTACATTGTTAAATTGCTGACGATGAAACATGGTGGGACAGTTGAAGCTTCCAATACACCGGAGGGTGGTGCTTACGTGTTGTTCCATTTTCCAATCAGATCGGGAAAAGAATGA
- a CDS encoding FtsW/RodA/SpoVE family cell cycle protein → MNIIYKHLKKLDWLIMLILVIFLTTSLLFIYSSQQTGQYGQTNFVGKQTIYYVIGFALMLYISILDMEQIKKLSWVFYVFCLLCIIVLKFSPEKIAPILNGAKRWFSLPGIGSIQPSEFLKVAIILLASYLVMEHQKKHILKTIGSDLLLIAKLLGITLLPSILVYTQPDTGMVILYLISIIAIMFLSQLQTKLILTLSLIPAFLVSFLLYLYFELPDVFRTYVLSLFSGHRQQRILGWLDPSTFKDEGYQSMQSLLAIGSGGLEGKGIGQGNVYIPEKHSDFIFATIGEEGGYIIAVLIVSLFFILMYRVIKIGNESNDIFCACVCSGIVAVLTFQTFQNIGMTIGLMPVKGIALPFLSYGGSSLLSNMILIGIVLSMRKQYRR, encoded by the coding sequence ATGAACATAATTTACAAACATCTGAAAAAACTAGACTGGCTCATCATGCTAATCCTTGTTATTTTTCTCACTACTAGCCTTCTCTTTATTTATAGTAGTCAGCAAACGGGTCAATACGGACAGACAAACTTCGTCGGAAAACAAACCATATACTATGTAATTGGATTTGCTCTGATGCTCTATATTTCTATTTTAGATATGGAACAGATTAAGAAATTATCTTGGGTTTTTTATGTTTTTTGTCTGCTTTGTATTATCGTTCTTAAATTTTCACCAGAAAAAATTGCCCCTATACTTAATGGGGCAAAGCGATGGTTTTCCTTGCCAGGAATAGGCTCCATTCAACCATCAGAGTTCTTAAAGGTTGCCATTATCCTTTTAGCTAGTTATCTGGTAATGGAGCATCAAAAAAAGCATATTTTGAAAACCATTGGAAGCGATCTATTATTAATTGCCAAATTACTAGGTATAACCCTGCTTCCGTCTATTTTAGTGTATACCCAGCCAGATACTGGGATGGTTATTCTCTATTTGATTTCCATAATAGCAATTATGTTCCTTTCCCAGCTACAAACCAAATTAATCTTAACACTCTCATTAATTCCCGCCTTTCTGGTATCCTTTTTGCTGTATTTATACTTTGAACTCCCTGATGTATTCAGAACCTATGTCCTTTCGCTCTTTAGTGGCCACAGACAACAGAGGATTTTAGGATGGCTTGATCCCTCTACCTTTAAAGATGAAGGCTATCAATCCATGCAGAGCCTGTTAGCAATTGGTTCTGGAGGACTGGAAGGAAAAGGAATCGGACAAGGAAACGTTTATATTCCTGAAAAGCATTCTGATTTTATTTTTGCAACGATTGGAGAAGAAGGTGGATATATCATTGCGGTACTGATTGTTTCACTCTTCTTTATTCTTATGTATCGTGTGATAAAAATTGGGAATGAATCAAATGATATATTTTGTGCCTGCGTATGCTCTGGAATTGTAGCTGTCCTCACCTTTCAAACCTTTCAAAACATTGGAATGACCATTGGATTAATGCCAGTAAAGGGAATAGCCTTGCCATTCTTATCTTATGGTGGCAGTTCGCTCCTTTCTAACATGATATTGATTGGAATTGTGTTATCTATGCGCAAGCAGTATAGGAGATAG
- a CDS encoding stalk domain-containing protein — MRKQMKKSAFLLLATTLAITPLLSVPQGAYAVSDLSINAKSTKAGEKTTYTIKFEANKKTNEIEVDFDSDFDLDKVKTSSVEVNGKEPKDVTVKKGKITIELSKNIGKGDDVKIVIEDVINPDKADDYKISVDDGDSDDDEKIEITKSKGSSSKSGSEKNAFSVSLGSSYSDEKTSIELSKFTLEDKLDDSKYIEVTFPESSMVPSRLSTDDVEINGHTPKDVSVSGRTVKIKPSSKDNDEKKLEISFKKGAGFKTPSSSSSYKIEVEYKNTTYTSKEFDVKKGSSSVNSDYSVSLSDSSVGARTTVSMEVRLKEDLRYGNDIYIEFPSQDMLPGYMSATSATINGAQVSSANISGRTISLRTPSNFSSTDKIRIDFKMEAFIKNPSTSGSYDLAVKHNDVTYRSKSFTVSGTSVTPTNPTYPTNPTNPTNPTNPTPTPVPVNNSTATVKLSKPNPNAISGMTVGIKALGVGLNTNDFIEVAMPTSFRVPTTIATNAVTVNGAYPSYVGTRGQNLVIYPSLAIPAGQAVSVTINENAKLQTPAASNVYNIGVYTSEERNPLFTRQVMVGAQNGISFKVGTASYKSQGKTFPLAAAPQTVNGNTMVPATFIRDGLKVSTSYTKTGATVKSGNTTMVFKVGSKVVSINGKNYNMTDAVQLKNNIPMLPIRTITDNLRFNMSWDEASSSVVIFK; from the coding sequence ATGAGGAAACAAATGAAAAAAAGCGCATTCTTACTGCTAGCCACAACTCTGGCAATCACACCCCTACTCTCTGTGCCACAAGGTGCTTATGCTGTATCTGATTTAAGTATCAACGCCAAGAGCACCAAAGCAGGTGAGAAAACTACCTATACGATAAAGTTTGAAGCAAACAAGAAAACAAACGAGATTGAGGTAGATTTTGATTCTGATTTTGACCTGGACAAAGTTAAAACTAGCTCTGTGGAAGTAAATGGTAAGGAACCAAAGGATGTTACTGTTAAAAAGGGTAAAATTACGATTGAACTAAGCAAAAATATCGGTAAAGGCGATGATGTCAAAATCGTCATTGAAGATGTTATCAACCCTGATAAAGCCGACGATTACAAAATCTCCGTCGATGATGGCGATAGTGATGATGATGAAAAAATCGAGATCACAAAATCAAAAGGCTCTTCTAGTAAAAGCGGCAGTGAAAAAAATGCTTTCTCTGTGTCTTTAGGCAGTAGCTACTCAGATGAAAAAACCTCTATTGAGCTATCTAAATTTACGTTAGAAGACAAATTGGACGATTCAAAATATATTGAGGTTACTTTCCCTGAATCTAGCATGGTTCCAAGCAGACTCAGCACAGACGATGTAGAAATTAACGGTCACACTCCAAAAGATGTCAGCGTCTCTGGTAGAACGGTAAAAATTAAACCGAGCTCCAAGGATAATGATGAGAAAAAACTTGAGATTTCATTCAAAAAAGGGGCTGGCTTTAAAACTCCATCCTCCAGCTCTTCCTATAAAATTGAAGTTGAGTATAAAAACACGACTTATACATCAAAAGAATTTGATGTGAAGAAGGGCTCTTCTTCTGTTAACAGCGACTATAGTGTTTCCCTATCAGATAGCTCGGTGGGTGCACGTACAACTGTATCCATGGAAGTAAGATTAAAAGAAGACCTACGATACGGCAACGATATTTATATCGAATTCCCGTCCCAAGATATGCTACCTGGTTACATGTCTGCTACATCAGCAACAATTAATGGTGCACAGGTTAGCTCGGCAAATATATCTGGACGCACGATTTCTCTGAGAACACCGAGTAATTTCTCTAGCACTGATAAAATTCGTATCGACTTTAAAATGGAAGCCTTTATTAAGAACCCATCAACGTCAGGTAGCTATGATTTGGCTGTAAAGCATAATGATGTTACCTACCGTTCAAAATCTTTTACTGTTTCAGGTACTTCCGTAACACCTACGAATCCGACATATCCAACTAACCCAACTAACCCTACTAATCCAACGAATCCTACTCCAACCCCCGTGCCAGTGAATAACAGCACTGCTACGGTAAAATTGAGTAAGCCGAATCCAAATGCAATTTCAGGTATGACAGTTGGGATTAAAGCGCTAGGAGTTGGGCTGAATACGAATGATTTCATTGAAGTAGCGATGCCAACTTCTTTCCGTGTCCCTACTACGATCGCAACCAATGCTGTGACAGTAAATGGTGCGTATCCTAGCTATGTAGGCACTCGTGGTCAGAATCTGGTTATCTATCCATCACTTGCTATTCCTGCAGGTCAAGCAGTAAGTGTAACCATCAATGAAAATGCTAAACTTCAAACACCGGCAGCATCCAATGTTTATAATATTGGGGTTTATACATCTGAGGAAAGAAACCCACTGTTCACTCGTCAAGTAATGGTAGGTGCCCAAAACGGGATTAGCTTCAAAGTTGGTACAGCTTCCTATAAATCCCAAGGGAAAACCTTCCCATTAGCTGCAGCACCACAAACTGTGAATGGTAACACAATGGTACCGGCTACTTTTATTCGTGATGGACTAAAAGTAAGCACATCCTACACAAAAACAGGCGCTACTGTTAAAAGTGGCAACACAACCATGGTATTTAAAGTTGGATCAAAGGTCGTTTCTATTAATGGCAAGAATTACAACATGACAGATGCTGTTCAATTGAAAAATAATATCCCAATGCTGCCAATACGTACGATTACAGACAATTTACGTTTTAACATGTCTTGGGATGAAGCATCCTCTAGCGTAGTTATTTTTAAATAA